A single region of the Armatimonadota bacterium genome encodes:
- the argD gene encoding acetylornithine aminotransferase, producing the protein MEEKNLLQELQAIDEQCIMSTYARQPVVFVKGCGARLWDAEGKEYIDFLGGIAVDAVGHCHPRVVHAIQQQAEKLLHVSNLFYTEPQFRLARKLTAIAGMDKVFFCNSGAEANECALKIARKWGKRKEPHAIEIVAVEGAFHGRLFGTLSVTAQAKYQQPYEPLVPGVRVVPRNDVSALRDAVTEKTCAVIMEPIQGESGVYPLGVEFLQTARERCDQVEALLIFDEVQTGMGRTGSWFFWQQLGVKPDILTSAKALGGGLPIGACMAHGAAANVLEKGDHGSTFAGGPLITSVALAAIEAIEEEGMLDNARTMGEYLRDEIASWCETLPVTEIRGAGLMIGFDLAKPIAREVVRTALQEGVVVNATGENTIRLLPPLNLKRDEADEGLRRLRTAMEKAVHHEG; encoded by the coding sequence ATGGAGGAGAAGAATCTTCTACAGGAACTGCAAGCGATTGACGAGCAGTGCATCATGTCCACCTACGCCCGCCAGCCTGTGGTGTTTGTGAAGGGCTGTGGGGCAAGGTTATGGGACGCAGAGGGCAAGGAGTATATCGACTTTTTAGGCGGCATTGCGGTAGATGCGGTAGGACATTGTCATCCTCGCGTGGTGCACGCCATCCAGCAGCAGGCGGAGAAATTGCTGCACGTCAGCAACCTGTTCTACACCGAGCCGCAGTTCCGTCTGGCGAGAAAGCTCACCGCCATTGCGGGCATGGACAAGGTCTTCTTTTGTAACAGCGGGGCGGAGGCGAACGAATGCGCGCTCAAAATCGCTCGCAAATGGGGTAAGCGCAAGGAGCCACACGCTATCGAGATTGTGGCGGTAGAAGGCGCGTTTCACGGCAGGCTGTTCGGCACGCTGTCGGTGACGGCGCAGGCGAAGTACCAGCAACCCTACGAGCCACTGGTGCCTGGTGTGCGCGTCGTGCCGCGCAACGACGTTTCCGCTCTGCGCGACGCGGTGACCGAGAAGACCTGTGCGGTCATCATGGAGCCGATTCAGGGTGAAAGCGGGGTGTATCCGCTCGGCGTGGAGTTCCTCCAAACTGCCCGCGAACGCTGCGACCAGGTGGAGGCTCTCCTCATCTTCGACGAGGTGCAGACCGGCATGGGACGCACAGGCAGCTGGTTTTTCTGGCAACAGCTGGGTGTCAAGCCGGACATCCTGACCTCTGCCAAAGCGCTGGGTGGCGGGCTGCCCATCGGCGCATGTATGGCGCATGGCGCGGCGGCGAACGTGCTGGAGAAAGGCGACCACGGCTCCACCTTTGCGGGGGGACCGCTTATCACCTCTGTTGCGCTGGCGGCTATAGAGGCGATCGAAGAGGAAGGAATGCTGGACAACGCGCGCACGATGGGCGAGTACCTGCGCGATGAGATTGCCTCGTGGTGCGAGACGCTTCCTGTCACCGAAATACGCGGCGCAGGGCTGATGATAGGCTTTGACCTGGCAAAACCCATCGCGCGAGAAGTGGTGCGCACGGCACTGCAAGAGGGCGTGGTGGTGAACGCTACCGGTGAAAACACTATCCGCCTGCTACCCCCACTGAACCTGAAGCGGGATGAGGCGGACGAAGGTCTGCGCCGGCTCCGCACGGCTATGGAGAAGGCAGTCCATCACGAAGGATAA
- a CDS encoding DNA repair protein RadA, translating into MPRAISRYVCQQCGHESPRWMGRCPECGEWNSLVEEVVAPIPKRSSARQAPVGGAQPVRLTEVSVEALPRLSTGMEEMDRVLGGGIVPGSLVLLGGDPGVGKSTLLTQVADILSHEQTVLYVSGEESAHQIKLRAKRLGVTGANLYVLAETHLEAILGHIHSLQPALVIVDSIQTTQVGELESAPGTVAQVRACGVALQRVAKEQGIAVFLVGHVTKEGALAGPKALEHLVDTVLTFEGDPHLNYRILRATKNRFGSTDEVALFEMREQGLVAVQNPSEWLLSERASHSPGSVVTAIMEGTRPLLVEVQALVTHSYLSQPRRQVTGLDYNRVNMVLAVLEKRAGMRLSDKDVFVNAAGGIFIREPSADLAVALAVVSSLKDRPLPPDMVVFGELGLAGEVRSVIHTEQRVREAQRLGFSRVMLPRRDARALKARGLEISLDGTYTIRDAVGVVTEG; encoded by the coding sequence ATGCCCAGAGCAATCTCTCGTTATGTCTGCCAGCAATGCGGACACGAATCGCCTCGATGGATGGGGCGATGCCCGGAATGCGGCGAGTGGAACAGCCTGGTCGAGGAGGTCGTTGCCCCCATCCCAAAGCGTTCCTCCGCCCGACAGGCTCCGGTGGGCGGCGCACAGCCTGTTCGCTTGACGGAAGTGTCGGTAGAGGCGTTGCCGCGCCTCTCTACCGGCATGGAGGAGATGGATCGGGTGCTGGGCGGTGGCATCGTGCCGGGTTCACTGGTGCTGCTGGGGGGCGACCCGGGCGTGGGCAAATCCACCTTGCTCACACAGGTCGCAGACATCCTCAGTCACGAACAGACCGTGTTGTACGTCTCTGGCGAGGAGAGCGCACACCAGATCAAACTGCGCGCCAAACGACTGGGAGTGACGGGGGCAAACCTGTACGTGCTGGCGGAGACCCATCTGGAAGCGATATTGGGGCACATCCACAGCCTGCAGCCCGCCCTGGTCATTGTGGATTCGATACAGACCACCCAGGTCGGCGAGCTGGAGAGCGCACCGGGTACGGTGGCGCAGGTGCGAGCCTGTGGTGTGGCGCTACAGCGGGTGGCGAAGGAGCAGGGTATCGCGGTCTTCCTGGTGGGTCACGTCACGAAAGAGGGCGCGCTGGCGGGACCAAAAGCGCTGGAGCATCTGGTGGATACGGTGCTGACTTTCGAGGGCGACCCGCACTTGAACTATCGCATCCTGCGAGCAACCAAAAACCGCTTCGGCAGCACCGACGAGGTAGCGCTGTTCGAGATGCGCGAGCAGGGGCTGGTGGCGGTGCAAAACCCTTCTGAGTGGTTATTGTCGGAACGCGCTTCACACAGCCCCGGCTCGGTGGTCACCGCCATCATGGAGGGCACACGCCCGCTGCTGGTAGAGGTGCAGGCTCTGGTGACGCATTCCTATCTCAGCCAGCCGCGCCGGCAGGTGACCGGTCTGGACTATAACCGGGTAAACATGGTGCTGGCGGTGCTGGAGAAGCGCGCCGGTATGCGCCTCAGCGACAAAGACGTGTTTGTGAACGCTGCAGGGGGTATCTTTATCCGCGAACCGTCTGCCGATTTAGCCGTCGCTCTGGCGGTGGTCAGTAGCCTGAAAGACCGGCCGCTTCCGCCTGACATGGTGGTTTTCGGCGAGCTGGGACTGGCGGGCGAGGTGCGTTCGGTCATCCACACCGAACAGCGGGTGCGTGAGGCACAACGGCTGGGCTTTTCGCGGGTGATGTTGCCCCGTCGCGACGCCAGGGCGTTGAAAGCGCGTGGTCTGGAGATCAGTCTCGATGGGACGTATACCATCCGCGACGCGGTGGGCGTGGTCACGGAGGGGTAA
- a CDS encoding alcohol dehydrogenase yields MFDFTFHNPTKILFGKDAIERIREEIPSGARILMTYGGGSIKRNGVYERVMNTLQGWQVTEFGGIEPNPRYETLMPAVDLVRREGIDFLLAVGGGSVLDGTKFIAAAVPFEGEPWDILEKRAKVQKALPIGAVLTLPGTGSEMNGNAVITRWERKAKLAFYSPLVYPRFAVLDPQTTFSLPPRQTANGIVDAFVHVMEQYLTYPVNAPLQDRMAEAILVTLIEQAPKVLQNPTDYDTRANIMWCATMALNGMIGVGVPQDWATHAIGHEITALYDVDHARTLAIVLPGVMEVKRREKREKLLQYAERVWGIHEGDEDSRIDEAIERTREFFESVGIPTRLSAYGIGAEAVPAIVQQLKEHKMTALGEHGDITPEVAASILERCL; encoded by the coding sequence ATGTTTGATTTTACCTTTCACAACCCGACAAAGATTCTGTTTGGCAAGGATGCTATTGAGCGTATTCGCGAGGAGATACCCTCCGGCGCGCGCATTCTGATGACATACGGAGGCGGCAGCATCAAGCGCAATGGCGTTTACGAACGGGTGATGAACACGCTGCAAGGGTGGCAGGTGACCGAGTTCGGAGGCATCGAGCCGAACCCGCGCTACGAAACGCTGATGCCTGCGGTGGATCTGGTGCGTCGGGAAGGGATAGATTTCCTGCTGGCTGTGGGGGGTGGTTCGGTGCTGGATGGCACCAAGTTCATTGCCGCGGCAGTCCCCTTTGAGGGAGAACCCTGGGATATTCTGGAGAAACGGGCAAAGGTGCAGAAAGCACTGCCCATCGGCGCGGTGTTGACTCTGCCGGGCACCGGTTCGGAGATGAACGGCAATGCGGTGATTACGCGCTGGGAGAGGAAGGCAAAGCTGGCTTTTTACTCGCCGCTGGTGTACCCGCGCTTTGCCGTGCTGGACCCGCAAACCACCTTCTCCTTGCCGCCACGCCAGACCGCCAACGGTATCGTGGACGCCTTTGTGCACGTGATGGAGCAGTACCTGACCTATCCGGTGAACGCTCCTTTGCAAGACCGGATGGCGGAGGCGATTCTGGTCACCCTGATCGAACAGGCACCGAAGGTGTTGCAAAACCCCACCGATTACGATACCCGCGCCAACATCATGTGGTGCGCGACGATGGCGCTGAACGGCATGATCGGTGTCGGTGTGCCGCAGGACTGGGCGACGCACGCTATTGGGCATGAAATCACTGCTCTCTACGACGTCGACCATGCGCGCACGCTGGCTATCGTGTTGCCAGGGGTGATGGAAGTCAAACGTCGCGAGAAGAGGGAGAAGCTCCTGCAGTATGCGGAGCGAGTATGGGGCATCCACGAGGGCGATGAGGACAGCCGTATCGATGAAGCCATTGAGCGCACCCGCGAGTTCTTCGAGAGCGTGGGCATTCCCACCCGTTTGTCCGCGTACGGCATCGGGGCGGAGGCCGTTCCCGCGATCGTCCAGCAACTCAAAGAGCACAAAATGACTGCGCTGGGCGAGCACGGCGACATCACGCCCGAGGTGGCGGCAAGCATTCTGGAGAGGTGTTTGTAA